The Procambarus clarkii isolate CNS0578487 chromosome 64, FALCON_Pclarkii_2.0, whole genome shotgun sequence genome includes a window with the following:
- the LOC123768946 gene encoding msx2-interacting protein isoform X1, with product MERRRSTRGDESDMERRRSTLLDEPDIERRRSTRGDEPDLERRRSTLLDEPDIERRRSTRGDEPDLERRRSTRGDESDMERRRSTLLDEPDIERRRSTRGDEPDLERRRSTRGDESDMERRRSTLLDEPDIERRRSTRGDEPDLERRRSTRGDEPDLERRRSTRGDEPDMERRRSTRGDEPDLERRRSTLLDEPDMERRRSTRRDEPDLERRRSTLLDEPDLERRRSTRGDEPDLERRRSTRGDEPDMERRKSTRRDEPDLERRRSTLLDEPDIERRRSTRGDEPDMERRGSTRIGEPDMERQRSTLLDEPDLERRRSTRGDEPDLERRRSTRRDEPDLERRKSTRRDEPDLERRRSTLFDEPDIERRRSTRLDEPDLERRRSTRGDEPHMERRRSTRGDEPDLERRRSTRGDELDLGRRRSTRLDEPDLERRRSTLLDEPDMERRRSTRGDEPDMERRGSTRIGEPDMERQRSTLLDEPDLERRRSTRGDEPDLERRRSTRGDEPDLERRRSTRGDEPDLERRRSTRGDELDLERRRSTRLDEPDLERRRSTRRDELDLERRRSTRGDESDLERRRSTRGDEPDLERRRSTRGDESDLERRRSTRGDEPDLERRRSTRLDEPDLERRRSTRGDEPDLERRRSTRGDEPDLERRRSTRGDEPDLERRRSTRGDESDLERRRSTRLDEPDLERRRSTRGDEPDLERRRSTRLDEPDLERRRSTRGDEPDLERRRSTRGDEPDLERRRSTRGDESDLERRRSTRGDEPDLERRRSTRGDEPDLERRRSTRGDESDLERRRSTRGDEPDLERRRSTRGDEPDLERRRSTRIDEPDLERRRSTRGDEPDLEHRRSTRGDEPDLERRRSTRGDEPDMERRRSTRGDEPDLERRRSTRGDEPDLERRRSTRDEPDLERRSSTRGDEPDLERRRSTRGDEPDLERRRSTRDEPDLERRRSTRGDEPDLERRRSTRGDESDLERRRSTRGDEPDSERRRSTRGDEPDLERRRSTLLDEPDIERRKSTRLDEPDMERRKSTRGDEQDMERRRSTRDLESQTDHFGSTRRHGPDLRSGESTSGGEGDGHRGESDKEEAPRMVRHIEKDFGREDIDPLERRMWTQREAEDEGKSPTSTPADKLPLRSPDPQARGADGDLVDENNSEKAADIGEKFLKLAEPYLQYRKSITDLEPYLQFQDEIYKLTPEIQSQWSTNDESLETKSLDSTERQRRRSDRSSDTDNIDSDFQHETSQQVGRERNSPTPVSETERRTQHYTQPEASSQPLSEIMTQGIRRSVAEDKTDYNPSSGSDADSELDVEWMLNDPASNLEYQKPTRDVSAGGSSDESEPELMTYRVSDVWEDGRGLRSSTPSDSQPHKTVTEEESLGLEQRHSREEPFDSDEPRKSIGLVVLSSEPVPDHQSPVPSHLVDQGVRKLFNELPKCSSTAGLETRSPRGSTAGLEPRSPRGSTTGLEPRSPRGSTAGLEPRSPRGSTAGLESRSPRSSTAGLEPRLPRGSTAGLEPRSPRGSTAGLEPRSPRGSTAGLEPRSPRGSTAGLEPRSPRGSTAGLEPRSPRGSTAGLEPRSPRGSTAGLEPRSPRGSTAGLEPRSPRGSTAGLEPRSPRGSDVELVDQTPIRPSAFLDSHWAPKGSTGGSETRSPRGSTAGLETGEPEVAMSVEPRRRSITTTVIDFLASRLSADQQPPSDMDSAPPRHLDELSATSQPPENSASCLEESLGDFKQDQRGRILPRSSVGNLEDRKSLTASIGDQQDLKLLRVSVTDFDDYESSKISTEDHQGDHRSPEDSVDELEIHRSFRDSVDDVEVRRSSKRSGVGAGDDQESLREKITVPSFSLSDDEEKSTSNLDGSSSESESESKIRRSSSTALPGFHDLRAFPEVAQKQESNTEPEPIVSNEPRRSIGMEMFNYLVRRFSNVEAESDTSQLLGLGAQAARTSPRGSLVTQEDHNLLASSDHDIHDSRSPRGSVPDIDAHRSPRGSVPDIDAHRSPRGSVPDIDVHRSPRGSVPDTDAHRSPRGSVLDIDAHRSPRGSVPDIDAHRSPRGSVPDIDVHRSPRGSVPDIDAHRSPRGSVPDIDAHRSPRGSVPDIDAHRSPRGSVPDIDAHRSPRGSVPDTDAHRSPRGSVPDIDAHRSPRGSVPDIDAHRSPRGSVPDIDAHRSPRGSVLDIDVHRSPRGSVPDTDVHRSPRGLRTQYSESGTLRESVGHTSSSEDEYMDPIDSSGPDADTTLSSNTYDVYSEPPSSLPPVKSDVVASIPVMEQDLYHPSVVVTPQSSPPVMEQDLYHPSVVVTPQSSPPVMEQDLYHPSVVVTPQSSPPVMEQDLYHPSVVVTPQSSPPVMEQDLYHPSVVVTPQSSPPVMEQDLYHPSVVVTPQSSPPVMEQDLYHPSVVVTPQSSPPVMEQDLYHPSVVVTPQSSPPVMEQDLYHPSGVVTPQSSPPIKTNNSLNASKTTIFSSRRGDMKKNTITEYYQMEVETGDLYYHEVPDIYTALYYHMTAILSLPDLDMVEIDLPLDDKPLPHWTQVNHTAKLQSLGATGMEAARRQHETYGRSSVETFPQDKRKKKSLESITGVTFCGCGFLGIYLVGAASCLQQRAPGLLRGRLAGSSVGSLIATCLICDVPLQTVRETLLKTAKATRSYMLGPLSPFFFLEEPLLKNLLEMLPEDAHVRASGRLFLSLTRAATLTNEVVSEYKSRDELLRAVLCCCFLPGISGFSVPTFQGRRYMDGGMSNNMPLKGDTTLSINAFAGEFDICPEDDEETYGPTTAFNQTLEMSKENLRKFYLALVPPEPEDLDVYFERGYADTEKYIASQPVLSK from the exons ATGGAACGTCGAAGATCGACCAGAGGAGATGAATCAGACATGGAACGTCGAAGATCGACCTTACTTGATGAACCAGACATCGAACGTCGAAGATCGACCAGAGGAGATGAACCAGACTTGGAACGTCGAAGATCGACCCTACTTGATGAACCAGACATCGAACGTCGAAGATCGACCAGAGGAGATGAGCCAGACTTGGAACGTCGAAGATCGACCAGAGGAGATGAATCAGACATGGAACGTCGAAGATCGACCTTACTTGATGAACCAGACATCGAACGTCGAAGATCGACCAGAGGAGATGAGCCAGACTTGGAACGTCGAAGATCGACCAGAGGAGATGAATCAGACATGGAACGTCGAAGATCGACCTTACTTGATGAACCAGACATCGAACGTCGAAGATCGACCAGAGGAGATGAACCAGACTTGGAACGTCGAAGATCGACCAGAGGAGATGAACCAGACTTGGAACGTCGAAGATCGACCAGAGGAGATGAACCAGACATGGAACGTCGAAGATCGACCAGAGGAGATGAACCAGACTTGGAACGTCGAAGATCGACCTTACTTGATGAACCAGACATGGAACGTCGAAGATCGACCAGAAGAGATGAACCAGACTTGGAACGTCGAAGATCGACCTTACTTGATGAACCAGACTTGGAACGTCGAAGATCGACCAGAGGAGATGAACCAGACTTGGAACGTCGAAGATCGACCAGAGGAGATGAACCAGACATGGAACGTCGAAAATCGACCAGAAGAGATGAACCAGACTTGGAACGTCGAAGATCGACCTTACTTGATGAACCAGACATAGAACGTCGAAGATCGACCAGAGGAGATGAACCAGACATGGAACGTCGAGGATCGACCAGAATAGGTGAACCAGACATGGAACGTCAAAGATCGACCTTACTTGATGAACCAGACTTGGAACGTCGAAGATCGACCAGAGGAGATGAACCAGACTTGGAACGTCGAAGATCGACCAGAAGAGATGAACCAGACTTGGAACGTCGAAAATCGACCAGAAGAGATGAACCAGACTTGGAACGTCGAAGATCGACCTTATTTGATGAACCAGACATAGAACGTCGAAGATCGACCAGACTTGATGAACCAGACTTGGAACGTCGAAGATCGACCAGAGGAGATGAACCACACATGGAACGTCGAAGATCGACCAGAGGAGATGAACCAGACTTGGAACGTCGAAGATCAACCAGAGGAGATGAACTGGACTTGGGACGTCGAAGATCGACCAGACTTGATGAACCAGACTTAGAACGTCGAAGATCGACCTTACTTGATGAACCAGACATGGAACGTCGAAGATCGACCAGAGGAGATGAACCAGACATGGAACGTCGAGGATCGACCAGAATAGGTGAACCAGACATGGAACGTCAAAGATCGACCTTACTTGATGAACCAGACTTGGAACGTCGAAGATCGACCAGAGGAGATGAACCAGACTTGGAACGTCGAAGATCGACCAGAGGAGATGAACCAGACTTGGAACGTCGAAGATCGACCAGAGGAGATGAACCAGACTTGGAACGTCGAAGATCGACCAGAGGAGATGAACTTGACTTGGAACGTCGAAGATCGACCAGACTTGATGAACCAGACTTGGAACGTCGAAGATCGACCAGAAGAGATGAACTAGACTTGGAACGTCGAAGATCGACCAGAGGAGATGAATCAGACTTGGAACGTCGAAGATCGACCAGAGGAGATGAACCAGACTTGGAACGTCGAAGATCGACCAGAGGAGATGAATCAGACTTGGAACGTCGAAGATCGACCAGAGGAGATGAACCAGATTTGGAACGTCGAAGATCGACCAGACTTGATGAACCAGACTTGGAACGTCGAAGATCGACCAGAGGAGATGAACCAGACTTGGAACGTCGAAGATCGACCAGAGGAGATGAACCAGACTTGGAACGTCGAAGATCGACCAGAGGAGATGAACCAGACTTGGAACGTCGAAGATCGACCAGAGGAGATGAATCAGACTTGGAACGTCGAAGATCGACCAGACTTGATGAACCAGACTTGGAACGTCGAAGATCGACCAGAGGAGATGAACCAGATTTGGAACGTCGAAGATCGACCAGACTTGATGAACCAGACTTGGAACGTCGAAGATCGACCAGAGGAGATGAACCAGACTTGGAACGTCGAAGATCGACCAGAGGAGATGAACCAGACTTGGAACGTCGAAGATCGACCAGAGGAGATGAATCAGACTTGGAACGTCGAAGATCAACCAGAGGAGATGAACCAGACTTGGAACGTCGAAGATCGACCAGAGGAGATGAACCAGACTTGGAACGTCGAAGATCGACCAGAGGAGATGAATCAGACTTGGAACGTCGAAGATCAACCAGAGGAGATGAACCAGACTTGGAACGTCGAAGATCGACCAGAGGAGATGAACCAGACTTGGAACGTCGAAGATCGACCAGAATAGATGAACCAGACTTGGAACGTCGAAGATCGACCAGAGGAGATGAACCAGACTTGGAACATAGAAGATCGACCAGAGGAGATGAACCAGATTTGGAACGTCGAAGATCGACCAGAGGAGATGAACCAGACATGGAACGTCGAAGATCGACCAGAGGAGATGAACCAGACTTGGAACGTCGAAGATCGACCAGAGGAGATGAACCAGACTTGGAACGTCGAAGATCGACCAGAGATGAACCAGACTTGGAACGTCGAAGTTCGACCAGAGGAGATGAACCAGACTTGGAACGTCGAAGATCGACCAGAGGAGATGAACCAGACTTGGAACGTCGAAGATCGACCAGAGATGAACCAGACTTGGAACGTCGAAGATCAACCAGAGGAGATGAACCAGACTTGGAACGTCGAAGATCGACCAGAGGAGATGAATCAGACTTGGAACGTCGAAGATCAACCAGAGGAGATGAACCAGACTCGGAACGTCGAAGATCGACTAGAGGAGATGAACCAGACTTGGAACGTCGAAGATCGACTTTACTTGATGAGCCAGACATAGAACGTCGAAAATCGACCAGACTTGATGAGCCAGATATGGAACGTCGAAAATCGACCAGAGGTGATGAACAAGACATGGAACGTCGACGATCGACCAGAGATCTTGAGTCACAAACTGATCATTTTGGATCGACCAGACGTCACGGCCCAGATTTGAGAAGTGGAGAGTCGACCAGTGGTGGGGAAGGAGACGGGCACCGTGGAGAGTCAGACAAAGAAGAGGCTCCACGGATGGTGCGCCATATAGAAAAGGATTTTGGAAGGGAGGATATAGACCCACTGGAACGACGCATGTGGACCCAGCGGGAGGCTGAAGATGAGGGCAAGTCGCCCACCTCTACACCAGCCGACAAGCTCCCTCTCCGTTCTCCTGATCCTCAAGCACGAGGAGCAGATGGTGATTTGGTGGATGAAAATAATTCTGAGAAAGCTGCAGATATTGGGGAAAAGTTCTTGAAGCTAGCGGAGCCGTATCTTCAGTACCGCAAGTCAATTACAGACCTAGAACCATATCTTCAATTCCAGGACGAGATATATAAATTAACGCCAGAGATTCAGTCGCAATGGTCAACAAATGACGAAAGTTTAGAAACAAAATCTCTTGATTCTACTGAGAGGCAACGACGGCGGTCAGACAGGAGTTCCGATACAGACAACATAGATTCTGACTTCCAGCACGAGACAAGTCAACAGGTCGGAAGAGAGCGAAACAGTCCCACTCCAGTGTCAGAGACCGAGCGTCGCACACAGCATTATACACAACCAGAGGCATCATCTCAACCGCTCTCAGAGATCATGACTCAAGGTATTCGCCGCTCAGTTGCTGAAGATAAGACGGATTATAACCCGAGTTCGGGCAGCGATGCGGATTCAGAACTCGATGTAGAGTGGATGCTAAATGACCCCGCATCAAATCTTGAATACCAGAAACCCACCAGAGATGTATCGGCCGGAGGATCAAGTGACGAATCAGAACCGGAACTCATGACGTACCGTGTTTCTGACGTCTGGGAAGATGGACGAGGGCTGAGGAGCAGCACCCCAAGCGACTCCCAGCCCCACAAGACAGTCACCGAGGAGGAATCACTGGGTTTAGAACAGCGTCACTCCAGGGAAGAACCGTTTGATAGTGACGAACCACGCAAGTCTATTGGCTTGGTAGTGCTCAGCAGTGAACCAGTGCCGGACCACCAGTCTCCAGTGCCATCACATCTTGTGGACCAAGGTGTACGAAAATTATTTAACGAGTTACCCAAATGTTCATCAACGGCAGGATTGGAGACTCGTTCACCGAGAGGTTCTACGGCAGGATTGGAGCCTCGTTCACCGAGAGGTTCTACGACAGGATTGGAGCCTCGTTCGCCGAGAGGTTCTACGGCAGGATTGGAGCCTCGCTCACCCAGAGGTTCAACGGCAGGATTGGAGTCTCGTTCACCCAGAAGTTCTACGGCAGGATTGGAGCCTCGCTTACCCAGAGGTTCAACGGCAGGATTGGAGCCTCGCTCACCCAGAGGTTCTACGGCAGGATTGGAGCCTCGCTCACCCAGAGGTTCAACGGCAGGATTGGAGCCTCGCTCACCCAGAGGTTCTACGGCAGGATTGGAGCCTCGCTCACCCAGAGGTTCTACGGCAGGATTGGAGCCTCGCTCACCCAGAGGTTCTACGGCAGGATTGGAGCCTCGCTCACCCAGAGGTTCTACGGCAGGATTGGAGCCTCGCTCACCCAGAGGTTCTACGGCAGGATTGGAGCCTCGCTCACCCAGAGGTTCTACCGCAGGATTGGAGCCTCGCTCACCCAGAGGTTCAGATGTAGAACTGGTAGATCAAACCCCCATAAGGCCGTCAGCATTCTTAGACAGTCACTGGGCCCCTAAGGGTTCCACAGGTGGCTCGGAGACTCGCTCACCCAGAGGTTCTACGGCGGGCTTGGAGACTGGCGAGCCAGAGGTGGCGATGAGCGTTGAACCTCGGCGACGCTCCATAACCACTACAGTCATCGACTTCCTGGCCAGTAGGCTGAGTGCGGATCAGCAGCCGCCAAGCGACATGGACTCAGCACCTCCCCGACACCTGGATGAGCTCAGCGCCACCTCTCAGCCGCCAGAGAACTCAGCTAGTTGCCTGGAAGAGTCACTCGGAGATTTTAAACAAGACCAGAGAGGTAGAATATTACCAAGAAGTTCGGTAGGTAACTTGGAGGATCGTAAATCACTCACAGCTTCCATAGGTGACCAGCAAGATTTAAAGTTACTCAGAGTTTCAGTGACAGACTTTGATGATTATGAGTCTTCCAAAATTTCCACAGAGGACCACCAGGGCGATCACAGATCGCCCGAAGATTCTGTAGATGAACTGGAAATTCACAGGTCTTTCCGAGACTCAGTGGACGATGTAGAGGTTCGTAGATCATCCAAGCGTTCAGGCGTCGGCGCAGGCGACgatcaggagtccctcagggagaAGATAACGGTACCCAGTTTTTCCCTGTCGGACGATGAGGAAAAGTCGACATCGAACCTTGATGGAAGTTCCAGCGAGTCAGAGTCCGAGAGCAAAATCCGCCGATCCAGCAGCACTGCACTTCCAGGGTTCCATGACCTTAGGGCCTTCCCCGAAGTAGCTCAGAAGCAGGAGTCGAACACTGAACCCGAGCCTATAGTTAGTAACGAACCCAGAAGGTCAATCGGAATGGAAATGTTTAATTATCTGGTGCGACGGTTCAGTAATGTGGAGGCTGAGAGCGACACCTCCCAGCTCCTGGGGCTGGGTGCTCAAGCTGCTAGGACATCCCCCAGAGGTTCACTCGTCACCCAGGAAGATCACAACTTACTCGCAAGTTCAGATCATGACATACATGATAGCAGGTCACCCAGAGGTTCAGTACCGGACATTGATGCTCACAGGTCACCCAGGGGTTCAGTACCGGACATTGATGCTCACAGGTCACCCAGGGGTTCAGTACCGGACATTGATGTTCACAGGTCACCCAGAGGTTCAGTACCGGACACTGATGCTCACAGGTCACCCAGGGGTTCAGTACTGGACATTGATGCTCACAGGTCACCCAGAGGTTCAGTACCGGACATTGATGCTCACAGGTCACCCAGGGGTTCAGTACCGGACATTGATGTTCACAGGTCACCCAGAGGTTCAGTACCGGACATTGATGCTCACAGGTCACCCAGGGGTTCAGTACCGGACATTGATGCTCACAGGTCACCCAGAGGTTCAGTACCGGACATTGATGCTCACAGGTCACCCAGGGGTTCAGTACCGGACATTGATGCTCACAGGTCACCCAGAGGTTCAGTACCGGACACTGATGCTCACAGGTCACCCAGAGGTTCAGTACCGGACATTGATGCTCACAGGTCACCCAGGGGTTCAGTACCGGACATTGATGCTCACAGGTCACCCAGAGGTTCAGTACCGGACATTGATGCTCACAGGTCACCCAGAGGTTCAGTACTGGACATTGATGTTCACAGGTCACCCAGGGGTTCAGTACCGGACACTGATGTTCACAGGTCACCCAGAGGTTTAAGAACACAATATAGCGAGAGTGGGACACTGCGAGAGAGTGTAGGACACACCTCGTCTAGTGAGGACGAGTACATGGACCCTATTGACAGTTCAGGACCCGACGCGGACACAACACTGTCAAGCAACACATATGACGTGTACAGTGAACCTCCGTCAAGTTTGCCGCCTGTCAAGTCAGATGTTGTAGCGTCTATACCAGTAATGGAACAGGACCTATACCATCCCTCAGTGGTCGTCACCCctcagtcatcaccaccagtaaTGGAACAGGACCTATACCATCCCTCAGTGGTCGTCACCCctcagtcatcaccaccagtaaTGGAACAGGACCTATACCATCCCTCAGTGGTCGTCACCCctcagtcatcaccaccagtaaTGGAACAGGACCTATACCATCCCTCAGTGGTCGTCACCCctcagtcatcaccaccagtaaTGGAACAGGACCTATACCATCCCTCAGTGGTCGTCACCCctcagtcatcaccaccagtaaTGGAACAGGACCTATACCATCCCTCAGTGGTCGTCACCCctcagtcatcaccaccagtaaTGGAACAGGACCTATACCATCCCTCAGTGGTCGTCACCCctcagtcatcaccaccagtaaTGGAACAGGACCTATACCATCCCTCAGTGGTCGTCACCCctcagtcatcaccaccagtaaTGGAACAGGACCTATACCATCCCTCAGGCGTCGTCACCCCTCAGTCATCACCACCAATTAAGACAAACAACAGTCTTAATGCGTCAAAGACCACCATATTCTCCTCGCGTCGAGGCGACATGAAGAAGAACACAATCACAGAGTACTACCAAATGGAGGTGGAGACCGGGGACCTGTATTACCACGAAGTACCGGACATATACACGGCTCTCTACTACCACATGACCGCCATCTTGTCTCTCCCGGACCTGGATATGGTGGAGATCGACCTGCCTCTGGATGACAAGCCGCTGCCACACTGGACACAGGTCAACCACACTGCCAAGCTTCAGAGTCTAG GAGCCACGGGGATGGAGGCGGCCAGGCGCCAGCATGAGACGTACGGCAGGTCTTCCGTGGAAACATTTCCTCAAGACAAGAGGAAGAAGAAGTCGCTTGAGAG CATCACAGGTGTGACATTCTGCGGGTGTGGGTTCCTGGGGATCTACCTGGTGGGTGCCGCCTCCTGCCTCCAGCAGCGAGCCCCGGGCCTCCTCCGGGGG